A region from the Triticum aestivum cultivar Chinese Spring chromosome 3D, IWGSC CS RefSeq v2.1, whole genome shotgun sequence genome encodes:
- the LOC123076407 gene encoding uncharacterized protein translates to MAIEADKLAAEKLEAEKKAAEDTAAAAATREFINLTSHCERRSFSSHFSTEELLPEDPAAKPPWPSTSSSLRRRLSVRLGEIGVRATAPDAHHKSSFHHRLPRRGTRTTPSNTPRCPTPTRIRPQARPAPPAHGLDPSASRGRRVRATRRRVENLLAQDQLGLFGSLNLGIYEAFELRDGGFANVAKGLQNDGDMRCWSKEQRDFKGTC, encoded by the exons ATGGCCATCGAAGCCGACAAGCTCGCCGCCGAGAAACTTGAAGCCGAGAAAAAGGCCGCCGAGgacaccgctgccgccgccgccaca AGAGAGTTTATCAATCTAACTTCTCACTGTGAGCGAAGGAGTTTCAGTTCACACTTCTCAACCGAGGAGCTGCTGCCCGAGGACCCCGCGGCCAAGCCCCCTTggccctccacctcctcctccctgcgcCGCCGCCTCAGCGTGCGCCTCGGCGAGATTGGCGTGCGGGCCACCGCACCCGACGCCCACCACAAGTCGTCGTTCCACCACCGCCTGCCCCGCCGCGGCACCCGGACGACACCCTCGAACACTCCACGGTGCCCAACGCCGACGCGGATACGGCCCCAGGCCCGGCCAGCGCCGCCCGCGCACGGCCTGGATCCCAGCGCCTCACGGGGCCGACGGGTACGAGCTACGAGGAGGAGG GTAGAAAATTTGTTGGCTCAAGATCAATTGGGACTGTTTGGATCGTTGAATTTAGGAATATATGAGGCATTTGAATTAAGAGATGGAGGATTTGCTAACGTTGCGAAAG GTTTGCAAAATGATGGTGATATGCGATGCTGGAGCAAGGAGCAGAGAGATTTCAAAGGGACGTGCTGA